A segment of the Nomascus leucogenys isolate Asia chromosome 1a, Asia_NLE_v1, whole genome shotgun sequence genome:
acctagaaagaagaaaagctgaagCCTAGAAAGGTGGGAGACTGGGCCCAAGTGGGCGAGAAGGGGCCCACCCTTGCTTGACCATGGAGGGTGACGCCCCTACGCAAGAGCTGGGCGCTAAGGAGGCTGCGGATGAGGGGGTGGCACACAgctttctttgtcttgtttctaCAACCTAGCACAGAACTAGAGACAGTGTATGGGTGAATTGGCACAAATTTAACCCCTTTACAGAAGGAAGAAGAGTCACATTTGACTGAGTAGAAAGTACTAAGGGCATCGTTCCCAAATTGGGGAGCCAAGTTTCCAACCTTTGTTCTTTTGAGAATAAGGGTGAGGATATCACCCCACTCCCATCTTACCTCTCCCACTTAGCTGAGAGCTGAACCAACTGACCTAATTCCTGTAGTAGGTCATTTAACACCCGTGTTGAGGTGCTTGGGGATGGACAAGGAATTTCAGTGAAGAACCCAGGCACTTTGACAGAGAATAAGATGATTAGAGGGACCGCCAGTGCTGGGTTCCAGATGGACTAAGGCTACAGAAATGGGgcagagctgggcacggtggctcacgcctgaagttccagcactttgggaggctgaggtgggcaatcacctgaggtcaggagttcaagaccagcctgggcaacatggtgaaaccctgtctgtactaaaaatacaaaaattagccaggcatggtggcaggcacctgtaatcccagctactcaggaggttgaggtagggagaatcgcttgaacccgggaggtggaggttgcagtgggccgagatcatgccactgcactccagcctgggcaacagagcaagactccatctaaaaaaaaaaaaaaagaaaaagaattgggGCAGAACTGGCTTTAAGCAGTCTGTAGTAACACTCCTTATATGTGGAAGACCACTAAATATTGGCTCCTTTTTGGTCCAAGGTGACCATATTATTTTGACTTTGACACTGTCGATCAGGAAAGGGataatgtaataattttttcttaggTATAAGTCAAAGACATGAATTGCATTTATACACTACTCTGCATTTTCTAGAATGCAGTAACTTTACTTTTTCCTCAAAAatgttttggctgggtgtggtggctcagacctgtaaagacctgtaatcccagtgctttgggaggccacagtgggtggatctcttgagcccaggagttcgagaccagcctgggcaacatagagaaaccctgtctctacaaataaaattggtcaggcatggtggttcatgcttgtagtcccagctactcaggaggctgagttgggaggatcgcttgagcccaggagtttgaggctgcagtgagctgtgattgcaccattgcaccccagcctgggcaacagagtgagaccctatctcaaaaaaatttttttaatgaaaatgtttacagagtacaaatgcagattttttatattatgtagcagtaaagtctgggcttttagtacACCCATCTTTATTCTTctacctaggcaacagagccattTTAGGGATGAAAACCTCAAGATAGAGCATCTAAGCCAAGTTTCACGTTACTGATTTCTTGTGACATTTGCTTCTGTAGAATCATTCAGTACAATCAGTAGACTGAACTGATAAGACTCTTCAAGCCTTTATTACTTTTCTACTACAGTCAATAACAAAACACATAGATTTAAGAGATTGAATGctcttaaaatatgtttaactACCCCAAAACAAGCACGTATGAAGTATGTTAACCACCTACCTCTCCCGCAAGGTGACCCTGGACAGGACATTCTCTCTGGACTTGTTTCTCCTGGTATAACATAAAGGATGTTGTGTAACAGCTTGTTTTTCTTTAGCGCCACATGCCTGCCACTCTGCTATGCATTTTACGTGGATTGTCTTATGTAATTTTCACAACAGCCCAGCTAACaatagagaaaactgaggctcagaggtgtgCATCTGCTAACAAATGTCAGTGCAATCCCATTTCTGAGCCTATGTCCTTAGGAACTTCCTGTATTAGTGAGATCTTTCCCAGCTCTATATGAATTCAGCATATTCTTCTTGgccaaaataatttccttaacTGGCAATTAGGGTCCAGGAACAGTGTAAATCAAGGGGATGACAGAATGACAATGGAGAGGTCTCCAACCACAGGCCAAGCAGCATGCTTCCACCCCAAGCCTGAGACTGGTACTTCCTATAACGTTGCAACAGCCTCCCTCCCACACACTGGGCCCCGGGTGCCTGCAAAGCTTTGCTGGAGGCTGGGTGTCAGGTGTGAGAAGCTGCTGGGAGTTCCCTCCTCCCTCACAATgctccacctccacctctgccGGAGGATGGAACTTCAGAACAGGAGGCCCACTGCAGCCTGAAGAAAATGATCAGGATAACTCATTTGTAAAAAtctgtttaataaatatacatCATAAAAGTACCAAAATAATTACCAACAATACACTATGTACACCATTTACAGGAGGGTAACACAAACCTTGACAGGTAGTAACTTTTCACCCCACATCACTGAAAGGCTTAACACTCCTGGCTGTTACATGTCACAGGATACCACTGGGGTCAGTCACTCAaagcacaataaatataaaatgtggtccttccatgaaattttttttttttttttttttttgagatggagtcttgctctgtcccccaggctggagtgcagtggcgcgatctcggctcactgcaagctccgcctcccggggttcacgccattctcctgcctcagcctcccgagtagctgggactacaggcgcccgccaacacgcccagctaattttttgtatttttagtagagacggggtttcaccctgttagccaggatggtctcgatctcctgacctcgtgatccgcccgcctcggcctcccaaagtgctgggattacaggcttgagccaccgcgcccggtccccTTCCATGAAATTTTTGATAACCTTCTCCAAAAACCCCACAAAGGTGAGGTTTAAAAGAAGTTTTCTTGGAATTTCAATGATCTTTTTGTCCCCTACAAAAGTTCACAAAAGCGACAAAATGAGGGCTGATCCCACCACAATAAAACGTTTTGGGCCAGGCAGTGTGCAGTGTGGATATAAGTACaccctttaaattttttcttttttcttttttttttagaaaaataaaacttttttttgtacaAATATACAAGTCCATGTTCTTTCAGCCCCTCTGTGCTCATAACGTCAGACGCTGGCCTCCAAACACACAATCATCATAGGGCAGCTgaaaacaaggggaaaaaagaCACGTTAAGCTTCCGGAGCTCTGCCAGCTACTGGGATGGGGAGGCCCCTACTGGAAATAACTCTTGGACTCCATTCTCCATAGCCCAAATATAATGAACTTTATAGGCTGAGGGAGTTTGCCTTTAatgcttctctttaaaaaaagggtaagctattaaaaaaaaaagaggggggtaCATTCTTGGGATACTGGTTATGCACAGAAATTTGAGAGACTCATTATGTAGATAGCCCTCTGATAAGGAGCAGCTCTAGCGGCCTGGGAGGGTGAAGGGAATGGCACCTCATTAGAGCGCCGAAGGAGTTCACAGACTCACCTCGTCCTCCGTGAACTCCGTGAACTCCGACTCCGTGTCATAGCTCTCCTCATCCTCACTCTCTGGCAGCATCTGAAGGTTTTCTAGCGTCAGCTGGCCCAGCTGCTGCTGTATCCGGGTGCTCGGACGGCCCCAGGTGAGCTGGTAGGGAGAATAGCCCTGGTAGGTAACTCTGTTGACATCAGCCCCACACTTCAACAGGAGCGATACCAGGTCAGGATTCTGCAGGTCCACTGCGAGGTGAAGGGCAGTCCGGCCATTACAGGGCTCCTGAAACCAAAAGGAATTTGTGATGCTTATGGCTGTGTGTGGAATTTCTGCTCACAACATGAGCACGAGGAACCTGACTCAGTGCATCGGAGACAGGAAGCACCAACCTGAGCATTGACATCAGCACCCAAGGACACCAAAAGCTCCACGATACCCAGGTAGCCATGGATAGAGGCTAAGTGTAGACACGTGTGGCCtggaagaacaaaaggaaaaaagtataacCACCTGTTTCAATCCTCACTCCTTTCACCTATTCTTTTACGGGACAAATAATCATATCTTCTGAATTTTAAGAACCCACAGTCTGAGTTCTGAAAGAACTTTATAAAGGCATCCAATAGGCACTTTGCACACATATTTTCTCAATCTTCCAAATGTTGGGAGTTTAAGCTCTTGCCCGGACTCCTTAAGTTGGCCCACCTGCCCCTTCTCCACGTGACCTGCCCTCcgagggggtggggcagggcagggaggcagaCATACCATTGTAGTTGGTAGCCTTCAGGATGGAGTGGAGGTGCGGGGTGGTGCAGGACTGAGTCAGGACTCCCACGCTGGCCAGGCAGCCCTGCTCACAGGCAAGGTGTAGGGGGGTATTTCCTCGAAAGTCTCGGAGTTCAGGATCACAGCCAGCTCCCAGAAGTGCCTCGGCAATTTCTGGCTGGTTGGTGATCACAGCCAAGTGGAGTGGAGTCTACGAATGCAAGAGAGACCAGAGAAGGTAAGCCATGGACCAAACCCACGCCCCGAGTTCCCCTCAACCCGTGTCTGCTGGTTGGGTGCTGCTCCTCCTAGacggggggggcggggggggggagGGCTGGCGAATAGCAGAGGCTCCAGGTGGGTCATAAAGACCTCACCAAACCAGTGGAATTTCCTTCACTCTCTAGGATGTGGGCTGACGTGAAGTAAAAGGTGAGGGTGAATGGTGCTCAGTAGCCCTGAATTCAGAAAGGATCTGGGGTGACTCTGCTACATTAGCTACGTCCCAGGGTCAGACAGAGCCCGGGCCAGGCAAGCGGCGCACCTGCTGCAGGTTGTTCTGGAAGTTAAGGAAGGCCAGGTCTCCCTTCACCTGGCGGATCACTTCCATGGTCAGTGCCTTTTCTTCATGGATGATGGCCAAGTGCAGGAACCTgtggggaagagagggaaaaacCCCAGGGGTGGTGAGTGCACCGCGTGGGGCCCAGGGAGGCGCGGGCTGCGGGGGATTGCGCAAGGCCGGGGTTTCTGGAGGCCGAGGCCGCGGTGTTTTCCGCGAGGTTATTATGAGCTGAGTGTTCCTGGCAGGCGCCCAGGGACTTTCCGCCCCCCTCCCCCTGCGGCCCCGGCGGGCGCCGGCCAGACCGCCCCGCCCTCCCGCCAGCTCGGAACGCCCTGTACTTCCCCTCCCGGCTGCTCGGCGCCCGCCAGCGGCCAGAAACTCCCGCCCCGCCTTATGCAACCGGGGACTTCGCGTCCCCGCTGCTGCCCCGCCCCCGGCTTAGAGGACGGGTCTGGGGGGAGGGGGCGTGTGGCGACGCTGCCATCCACCAGGGTCCAGCCGCCGCCCCTCCAAGTCGGGCCGGTGACCCGCGCGGCCCTGCAGCCCTGCAGCGTTCAGGGCGGTGCAGGAGCCCCGGGGCGCCGCGGCGCCCGCCCGGCTGCATCGCTGGTCCCCCGGCTAGGGCTCCAGGCCCGGCGCCTCCCAACCCCTGGCCGCGCGCGTCCTGCCCTCCCGAcgacccccagccccaggcctgcgCCACTTACGAGTCCCCGTCCTCGGTGAGCTGCTGCTTCCAGGGCTCCGCGCCGCGCGGCACCTCCTGCGGCTCGAGGCGGATCTCCTGCAGCTCCTTGACCATCTGCTCATACTCCTCGTCCTTCATGGAGTCCAGGCCGCTGTCGTGGCGGTCGTCCAGTAGCCGCTCCTTCTTCAGCCCGTCGCGGGGGCCCTCCATGGCCCACTCCTGGGGGCGCTCGGCCGCCTGGAACATGGCGCGGGCGAGCTGCGGGTGCGCTGGGCCGCGGGCTGCGCGCTGCTTCCTCGCTGGGGCGCTGGCGGGCGGGACGGCGGCACGGACTGGTGTGGGCTCTGCAGCGCCGCCGCGGCGCCCTATAAACGCTGGCTGGGGATTTCTCTGGGGCGGGGTCAGGCTCGGGGAATTTCCAAGCCAGTCAGACCAGAAAAAGAGAACTGGCTTCGTCCTCTGCTAGGGGGAAAAAGAAGCCTAAACCCTGAGCTGGGGCTCATCGGAGAAACTCCCTGCGATGAGCCACTGGGGTCACGGACAGGGAACTTTTTGATGAGCGCCGAGTGGCTGGAAAGTCCTTCCGACCAGGCCCCCTCCCCCCGGTACTTCCCTGCAGCCTGCACCCTGTAATCCTGTCCCTCTCTCTGCAAGTGAACCTTCTTTCCCTGGGGTTTCCCACGATCGGTTTGAATTGGGGTCGTCGGCTGCTGAGATCCCAAGGACGCCGACCTGATGGGCGATCCCTCTTTGGGGTTTGCCAACCTGCCGGTCCTTTCCGTTTTTTGATCTTTTGAAAACGCAAGAGTGGAAGTGATGGCTGGGCGTAGGGATTTGCTTTCCCCAGACTTCTAAGGGGAAGGACGCACTGTGGTTAAGGGGGCTGCAGGCCGCGCCGGTGTTTCTGCCAATACCAGGCTCTTTGCAGCATAGGAACTTTTAGCTTTGCCCCCTCCCACCCGCCCCACCCCACGCCCCCCCTCACGCACCCCCGCCAGGTAGAAGCTGTGAAAGCTTTGGAGGAGTGAAAAGCCTAAATCCTTGGAGAACTCTCAAATCACTTCCTAGGGATGAACAGCCCTGTTGACTGGGGGAGGGGCAAACTCTCCCTGTATCGGGAAACTGCTGAATAGgaccatgattttttttgtttgtttcccaaGCAAAGCAAGGTGTTAATCTTTGTAGTAGTGGTTGTGGATACCTTGCAATAACAGAATAGCTATTGTGTTCATAAGTAGCTATTCGTTTATGCTATCTGACCTACATTGTGCTGCCGCAGAGAATGGATCCTGAGCCTACTTCTGGGCACCCAAACTGAGCAATTCGAGGAGCACTTAGAGAAGGAGGCTGAAGAATGAGTTTAGTTAGTGCCTTAACAGCGATTGGACCTTAAGGACCGCCAAGAAAGTAGTTGCCAGGCATCCTGCAGGAGGCTCACGGCAGTCCCATCCTGCCCACTCCTCCTTGCTCCCTTGTCCTGGGGGACAGTAGCAGTTGGACCCATTCATGCCACCCGGGTAGAAAAGGGTTTCGGCCCACTATGCTCTGGTTTCACTTGCAGAAATATAATTTATGCTCTCCACTCTACCTCCACCTCCAAGCCTGCAAGCCATGGACTGAATTCATCTACTTGGTAGAATTGGTACAGGCAAAATAAAGCAAACTTCGGTCAGAGCTCTTCAGAATTAGTCCCAGGAGGCCTTGTAGTTCTGCAGAGATTTCTGGTGATTATTGCAATCATCTTTCTTGACTGGCCTTGTACTAACCAATCCTTCTCCTCTCTTCAAATCTCCACCCCTCCCCTAATATTAGAATGTAAGAAATCTGACTCGATAGAGACCAAgtatgaagggaaaaaaattaaaatcagataGAACCTCCAGGGTAGTAATGATAACGTTACAATGAAAACTTCCCAGGGATAGACACCGTTGTCTCTGCAGGCTTATGATACGCAAATCTACAATGATTGAGGCAAGGTGAAACAGTGGCTGCAATGGGACATCTCAATTCAGGTTCTGTCTTTACTTGACTGCACATTAGTTGGAGAGGTCAGTTAACTTTTTTGTGGTATACTTAACTTTTATAATAAGATTAGATTGAATGTTACTTAATGTCTTTTCTAGCTTAAAAGTGGCATTACTTCTCTACAAATGCATGCCTAACTCTCCTTTGTAAGGGTGACCATGGCTCTTGGAAATATCAGGgtataaatttttgaaagaattcCGGCGCCTTATGTGCCACATTGTTCTCAGAACTAATCTTGTAAGATAGATATTGTTCCTATTTCCCTAAAAAGAAGCTGAAATGCATAGAAATTTACCCAGGAACCCCTTGGCAGTATATTAATCATTTGGCCAAAGCAGTCTTAGTATTAACACTTTTGAAAACACGCTGTGAAAATCAGACTGACTATACTATAATTTGGAATATACTCAAAACTATTTTCTACTCCAACTGTTAGGGAAAATAAGGGGTGGGTGTCCCCTGACCACCATCTGGGGATAGTCACTTCTTTTAAACATGTACAGAAACATCAAACTCTAAATGTCCCAATTATAGAGGATACATCAGAAGAAGATATTTGGCTTCAGGTATAAAAAtggttataaaaaataaaaatatctgaggAATAAGGTTTTTTTGCACCACCTTCTATGGTTTTATATTTCTGATAGCCTTCAGGACCTTGGTGTTTATTCCTGATTGTTTTGTGTGACACCTAGTGGTAAGACTAAGGCACAGGCGTTCCTTGATTTGTCATAGTGCCTTTTGCAAAAATTGGGAGGTGCTGAGCCTTGATGACTTGTCCCTACAGTGGAGATTCCCAAGGAGGTAccttttgttttcctgcaactctGGGAAACAGTTTAGAATAATGTGATCCAACAGGTTTTCTCCCCATCATCTATAGCGCTATACGGTTTAAGTCAACAAACATTACAACGTGGGTGAAAAAGAATATACACTTGGAAATTAGAACCATGAGCAGACTGGGCAGAAGACAACAAGAGGGTCTGGTTTTGATTTAGAAAGACCTTTATGGGCCGGGAgttgtggctcactcctgtaatttgAGCACTTTGGGttgctgaggcgggaggactgcttgccacccaggagttggagaccagcctgggcaataaggcgaaactctttctctacaaaaatattagcagagtgtggtagcaggtgcctgtagtcccagctactcccgaggcagaagtgggagaatcgcttgagcctgggagatggagtttgtagtgagccatgatggcaccactacactccagcttgagcaacagactgagaccctgtctcaaaaaaaaaaaaaaagagaaaaagaccttTATGGACCCTTCAGCGCTCAGATTTTTCTCCTCCTCATTGTCAAACATTCTAGCTAACCATAATcgttaaaaaaatgttaaaactgtaggctgtgcgcagtggctcacgcccgtaatctcagcacttcgggaggctgaggcgagtggatcatgaggtcaggagtttgagaccagcctggccaacatggtgaaaccccgtccctactagagatacaaaaaattagccgggtgtggtggtgcagatgctgcttaggaggctgaggcaggagagtcagttgaaccgaggaggcagaggttgcagtgagctgagatcgtgccattgcacgccagcctgggcgatagggtgagactccgtctcaaaaaaacaaaacaaaacagaacaaaaaactttAGATAAcccatttttaatgttatttgccttttttaatGCATAAGGCAAAATAATAAGTTACACCTCAAAGCTGCTTTGTATTTTGGCCCAGGATGCAGCCATAGGAAATGACAGGATAGCCAGTGATGCTCCAGGAGCACCCCCATGGGAAAAGGAGCATCACCAGGGCCTGGTTTGGCTACAGGCACTTCAGGCACTCCTCCTGCATGGAACAAGCACAGTATGGACAAAACCTATTGCCTGAAGTGCCATGGAGAGAGTCTACAAGTTCAGCCAGGTGGTCCAAAATCCTCAGCTTTTCTTGATATCATGGGCAGGGTGGCCTGTGTCAACTGGCCTGGCCAATTAAAACTATTGTTTTGGCTACAGCAAATTCAACTCTGGAATCAGGCTACCCATTGCTCAGTGCAGCTAGGCTGGAAGAAAGATGAGCCATGACAGAGTTCCTGAAGAGCAAGGCAGGTGCACACCCGACTGGCAGCCCCACTGTGAAATTCTGAATATTCTGCTTTCAGCCTCAGGTTGTCTTCTTTCTTGCTATAGTGGTAGCAACTGTCTGCATCCTCTTCAGAACATGGAGCCCCCAAGCTATGGATCTTTTCCCATAGAAAAACtaaggctgggggcggtggctctggcctgtaatcccagcactttgggaggctgaggcaagcggatcacctgaggtcaggagttcaagaccagcctggccaacatggtgaaaccctgtctctactcaaaatacaaaaattagtcaggcatgatggcacatgcctgtaatcccagctactcgggaggccgaggcaggagaatcacttgaccttgggaggtggaggttgcagtgagctgagatcgtgccattgcactcctgcctgggcagcagagagagactctgtctcaattaaaaaaatttaaaaaaaaaaaaggaaaaacagctgTCAGAACCTTCATGTGTAGTGAAGTGAAAATGAGACTGTCAAATTCCTTTGCTACAAATTCTGCAATTTAATGGCGATCAAAGCTTTAAAGGATCTCAAACTCAAATACTTATGCATAGGGAGCAGGCAGTTTTCACAGATGAGTGAAGCAGACCATTTGAGTCCGAAAGGAGTGGGATCTCCAGCAGCTTAAGTCAGGGTGTGTACTTCCCTCATACTTAGCTCAGACAACTTTTGGCATGTAGCACCTTCAGTTCAGTAGTGACCTTCtattgttaaagaaataaaaaaattggcccagctccgtggctcatgcctacaatcccaacactttgagagggtgaggcaggaggatcacttgagtctaggagtttgagaccagcttgggcaacatagtgagaccccatcgctataaaaataaaaataaaaaaattaaccaggtgtggtggcatacacctgtagtctcacctacttgggagactgaggtgggaggattgcttgaacctgggacgttgaggctacagtgggccatgactgtgtcactgagctccagcctcggcaaaagagtgagaccttgcctcaaacaaacataaaaacgtTATGAAAACTAAACACAATGCATTCTGCATCTATTGGCTAAACAGAGCCAGAAGCTCCGAGTTTACAACCTCTTTTTCAGCCAAGGTATGATGTTTTAATTGTGCTTTGCGGGAGGCACAACATTCTGCTCTTGGCATCATGGGGTCTCTGCTCCTGTGTAACAGGAGAATAGGACAAAGTGTGTCTATTCATGATGCGCAGGGCTGTTCCTGCCAGGCAGGGTTAGAATTAGGGGATCTAACCTCTGAAAAGTGAATTTTTCCTCCCTCAAACcaagtatttatttgttttgtttgtttgtttgtttttgagacaaaccaagagttttgctcttgttgcccaggctggagtgcaatgacgtgatcttggctcactgcaacctctgcctccagggttcaagtgattctcctgcttcagcctcctgagtagctgggattgcaggcacccgccaccatgcccggctcattttttgtgttttgagtagagacagggtttcactctgttggctaggctggtctcaaactcctgacctcaggtgatctacccgccttggcccccaaagtgctgggattacaggtgtgagccaccatgcccaggctgtttgtttttttgagacaaggtcttgctgtgtcacctaggctggagtgctgtggcatgatcacagctcactgtagccttaatctcctgggctcaagcaattctcccacctcagtctcccgtgcagtgggaccacaggcacatgccactgtgcctggctaattttttatgagacggaatttcattcttgtcacccaggctggagtgcaatggtgcaatcttggctcactgcaacctctgcctaccgggttcaaacgattctcctgcctcagccccctgagtagcagggattacaggagcccgccaccatgcccagctaattttttgtatttttagtagagacagggtttcactgtgttgaccaggctggtctcgaactgtttacctcaagtgatctgcccgccttgtcctcccaaagtgctgggattacaggcgtgagccaccacacctggccgtgcctggctaattttttaattttttgtagagatgggtctccctgtgttgtccaggctggttttgagttCCTGGTCCGAGCGGTCCACCCCCCTTCActttcaaaagtgctgggattacaggtgtgagccactgcaccctgccccaaAGCAATTTTTAAACGCTACAGTGTAAAATAAGCATAATAAGTCCAACAAAGTTCTGATTTTTCTCACAATGACTACTTACATTGTTATAAGGAATCAGATGACTTCAGTAAACATCTCCTGAGGTGTGCCTGCTCTGCTGGTGCCCTAACTGCATGCCCATCTGGCTCTTGGGTAACCTGCTGCGAGGGAAGGAGGAGGCCTGCACGTGTCACCCGTGGCCAAAATTCCTGGCTCTCCCTTTTCATGGCTTGTTGGCAGTAACCAAGTAATATTTATAGGTGTGTAGCATTGTTCATGGTCTGTTGTGTTCAGGGAGAAGTAGTTGGATCAGGAAGGTGGTAGAGGCTTAAGGCAGTTTCCCCTGCATGCTGATGTATTTGCTCTTTTGTCTTGGGTGTAAATTCATTCTGAGTTTAGTCAGGGTATGAGGATACTTAGCACTAGGGAACTTCCACACGAAAGCCTGGTACTTGGCAGGGGATGAGACATAAATGATATGGGGCCCTTGTTCTTTGGCACTGAAATTAGGTGAGGAGCTCATGATCTTCTCAGAGGGGGCCTAAGCTGTATCCACCAACGGAAACCACGTGGAGAGGTAGACCCTTTC
Coding sequences within it:
- the NFKBIA gene encoding NF-kappa-B inhibitor alpha, which gives rise to MFQAAERPQEWAMEGPRDGLKKERLLDDRHDSGLDSMKDEEYEQMVKELQEIRLEPQEVPRGAEPWKQQLTEDGDSFLHLAIIHEEKALTMEVIRQVKGDLAFLNFQNNLQQTPLHLAVITNQPEIAEALLGAGCDPELRDFRGNTPLHLACEQGCLASVGVLTQSCTTPHLHSILKATNYNGHTCLHLASIHGYLGIVELLVSLGADVNAQEPCNGRTALHLAVDLQNPDLVSLLLKCGADVNRVTYQGYSPYQLTWGRPSTRIQQQLGQLTLENLQMLPESEDEESYDTESEFTEFTEDELPYDDCVFGGQRLTL